One window of the Takifugu rubripes chromosome 13, fTakRub1.2, whole genome shotgun sequence genome contains the following:
- the LOC101075166 gene encoding rho family-interacting cell polarization regulator 1-like has product MFTGSTKLPPTKTPQPERLDEVYAALRRGLQSYLQVHQLELESLGQQIRENKRNGRLGSLYELDKQVKAIERFMRRLEFHLSKVEELYDAYCIQRRLRDGASKMVAAFNSATGSREARESLSEANKGYKECTEHMCSLESEFESQMGEFHVKMKGLAGFARLCAGDQYEVIMRYGRQRWRLRGRVEVSNKQIWDSEEYIFLPLVTELLSIKVTELKSLANHVVVGSVSCEMLDLFCPLPQTLAVDINDLGTVKLNLEVTWSPFDKDDQISSSSTVSKRLLSNQSPPDTPSMREQVFYSLLKRQGEMENGTVWSNSSESSDDSSSPALAHHAQRLTASNMLQTTLTSQLSFTPHKSSASTPSLSSNQEEDETEAGEVFSQADPVPNGHLQTGCPHVGDRSTDCASADGVSVQSADLSDTSADLSCSCPDVCCVPPGSLMAVQEDEAEDSPPQNPQSEAEDSTTKATEGHQGQAATTKESVREAEQPEEASPVPFPTSVSFTLEVETALESFDFLNCADTDEEENKDEQQQEDRSQEEEEEKEEGEEEEGDREEGEGDEDQEEKEEEAEDEEDDHHREKQEEEGSEEEEEDREGRNGEKQNKKEEEDIYSGGSDDDDAGSLDILMEAPEGFRNSDEECFSESQESSVEDVQDLVEIEMPDHLEGRGEDEGAGQPGGSASQDQGERPSTPGHLATSVF; this is encoded by the exons ATGTTCACAGGCTCCACCAAACTACCCCCCACTAAAACCCCCCAGCCTGAGCGGCTGGATGAAGTGTATGCGGCCCTACGCAGAGGCTTACA GTCCTACCTGCAGGTCcaccagctggagctggagagtcTGGGTCAGCAGATCAGAGAAAACAAGAGGAACGGCCGTCTG GGGTCTCTGTATGAGCTGGATAAG CAAGTAAAAGCCATCGAGAGGTTTATGCGTCGTCTGGAATTCCACCTCAGCAAG gtggaggagctgtATGATGCTTACTGCATACAGCGGCGACTGCGCGATGGCGCCAGTAAGATGGTGGCTGCCTTCAACTCAGCAACTGGCAGCAGGGAGGCCAGAGAAAGCCTGAGTGAAGCCAACAAAGGTTACAAGGAGTGCACGGAG CACATGTGCTCACTGGAGAGCGAATTTGAAAGTCAAATGGGAGAATTCCACGTCAAGATGAAGG GCCTGGCTGGTTTCGCACGTTTATGTGCAGGTGACCAGTATGAG GTTATAATGCGTTACGGGCGGCAGCGGTGGAGGCTACGGGGCCGCGTGGAAGTCAGTAACAAACAGATTTGGGACAGTGAAGAATACATCTTTCTGCCTCTGGTCACCGAATTGCTGTCAATCAAG GTGACGGAGCTGAAGAGCTTGGCCAATCACGTGGTGGTGGGGAGCGTGTCCTGCGAAATGCTCGACCTCTTCTGCCCGCTTCCCCAAACGCTGGCCGTGGACATCAATGACCTCGGGACGGTGAAGCTGAACCTGGAGGTCACCTGGAG cccGTTTGATAAAGATGACCagatctcctccagcagcacagtCTCCAAACGGCTGCTGTCCAATCAGAGCCCTCCCGACACACCCTCCATGCGGGAGCAGGTGTTTTAT TCTCTGCTGAAGCGACAGGGGGAGATGGAGAACGGGACAGTCTGGTCCAACTCCTCCGAATCGTCCGACGACTCCTCCAGTCCTGCTCTGGCCCATCACGCTCAGAGGCTGACGGCCTCCAACATGCTGCAGACCACCCTGACCAGTCAGCTGTCCTTCACGCCGCACAAGTCCAGCGCATCCACGCCTTCGCTCTCCTCTaaccaggaggaggacgagacGGAGGCTGGCGAAGTCTTCTCTCAGGCGGACCCTGTCCCCAACGGCCATCTGCAGACCGGCTGCCCTCATGTTGGAGACAGAAGTACAGACTGTGCCTCTGCTGACGGGGTGTCCGTCCAGTCAGCGGACCTGTCCGACACCTCGGCAGACCTGAGCTGCTCTTGTCCCGACGTGTGCTGCGTGCCTCCTGGATCACTGATGGCCGTACAGGAAGATGAAGCCGAGGACTCGCCACCGCAGAATCCGCAGAGCGAAGCGGAGGACAGCACCACTAAAGCAACCGAGGGACACCAGGGACAAGCAGCCACAACTAAGGAGTCGGTCCGGGAGGCCGAACAGCCCGAGGAAGCTTCTCCA GTTCCTTTTCCCACTTCGGTTAGTTTCACTCTGGAAGTGGAGACAGCCCTGGAAAGTTTTGACTTTCTCAACTGTGCCGACACTGATGAAGAAGAGAACAAAGATGAGCAACAGCAGGAAGACAGaagtcaggaggaggaggaggaaaaggaggaaggggaggaggaagaaggggacagagaggagggggaaggagacgaggaccaggaggagaaagaagaggaagcagaggacgAAGAGGACGATCACCACcgagagaagcaggaggaagaggggtcagaggaggaggaagaggaccgTGAAGGGCGAAATGgagagaaacaaaataaaaaagaggaagaggacatttATTCTGGCGGAAG CGACGATGACGACGCCGGCAGTCTGGACATCCTCATGGAGGCTCCAGAGGGATTCCGGAACTCGGATGAAGAATGTTTCTCTGAATCACAG GAATCCAGCGTGGAGGACGTTCAGGATTTGGTGGAGATCGAAATGCCCGATCACCTGGAGGGGCGCGGCGAGGACGAGGGAGCGGGACAACCTG GAGGGAGCGCATCACAAGACCAGGGCGAGCGTCCCTCCACCCCCGGCCACTTGGCCACGTCCGTCTTCTGA
- the ctcf gene encoding transcriptional repressor CTCF: MEDDVVSMETTQADGKVLPEGGDALIQGAAIAPQAEVTGNMEMMVMDALDPTLLQMKTEVLDGGGTMTVTGGDEGQIITLQVVNMEEQAGAALGLGQLQLVQVPVTTTTVEGLQATYVDTSTTNKDAEPVICHTLPLPEGFQVVKVGANGEVETVEQEELQAAHEELQGTREEEEEEEEEPAEVEPVVSQQEDPDWSKDPDYQPITTVRKGKKGKKSRLRYGEGDRDMDVSVYDFEEEQQEGLLSEVNAEKVVGNMKPPKPTKIKKKGVKKTFQCELCSYTCPRRSNLDRHMKSHTDERPHKCHLCGRAFRTVTLLRNHLNTHTGTRPHKCTDCDMAFVTSGELVRHRRYKHTHEKPFKCSMCDYSSVEVSKLKRHIRSHTGERPFQCSLCSYASRDTYKLKRHMRTHSGEKPYECYICHARFTQSGTMKMHILQKHTENVAKFHCPHCDTVIARKSDLGVHLRKQHSFIEMGKKCRYCDAVFHERYALIQHQKTHKNEKRFKCDQCDYCCRQERHMIMHKRTHTGEKPFACSQCEKTFRQKQLLDMHFKRYHDPTFVPTAFVCSKCSKTFTRRNTMLRHAENCMGDVEDENGTPTPKKGRRGRKRKMQSRKDDDDDDDDDTEPDQEDMDDEDEMLSEIEVEQAPPVVPIPAPVEPPVKRKRGRPPKNKPAAAAIIRVEDEVTGEVDDIIVKKEVGADQDDQEICNEEAVEQVVVGGGKSTIQMEELAQEEAAAQEVPLSEAPPNGDLTPEMILSMMDR; the protein is encoded by the exons ATGGAGGATGATGTTGTATCCATGGAGACCACCCAGGCTGATGGAAAAGTCTTGCCAGAAGGTGGGGATGCTTTGATACAGGGAGCAGCCATAGCTCCACAGGCAGAGGTAACTGGTAATatggagatgatggtgatggatgcTCTGGACCCAACTCTGCTGCAAATGAAGACTGAGGTGCTGGACGGCGGCGGAACGATGACTGTTACTGGTGGAGATGAGGGTCAGATCATAACCCTCCAG GTGGTCAATATGGAGGAACAGGCAGGAGCGGCACTGGGTCTTGGTCAGCTTCAGCTGGTCCAGGTTCCTGTTACAACAACAACTGTTGAAGGGCTTCAAGCCACATATGTCGATACATCAACCACTAACAAGGATGCAGAGCCAGTTATTTGCCATACTCTTCCTTTGCCTGAAGGATTTCAG GTGGTAAAGGTGGGTGCCAATGGTGAGGTGGAGACTGTTGAACAGGAAGAGCTCCAGGCAGCCCATGAAGAGCTTCAAGGAacaagggaagaggaggaggaggaagaagaggagccagCAGAGGTGGAGCCAGTTGTGTCCCAACAGGAAGATCCAGATTGGAGCAAAGACCCAGATTACCAACCAATTACTACTGTCAGGaaagggaagaagggaaaaaagagccGCCTGCGTTATGGGGAGGGGGATCGTGATATGGATGTCTCCGTTTATGACTTCGaagaagagcaacaggaaggTTTACTGTCCGAGGTTAATGCAGAGAAGGTTGTTGGCAACATGAAGCCACCAAAACCCACAAAGATCAAGAAAAAGG GCGTGAAGAAGACTTTCCAGTGTGAGCTTTGTAGCTACACCTGTCCAAGGCGTTCCAACTTGGATCGACACATGAAGAGCCACACAGATGAGAGGCCACACAAGTGTCACTTGTGTGGACGAGCATTTCGAACAGTCACGCTGCTGAGAAACCatcttaacacacacacag GCACCCGACCACACAAATGCACCGATTGTGACATGGCGTTTGTCACCAGTGGCGAGTTGGTCCGTCATCGCCGATACAAGCACACGCATGAGAAGCCATTCAAGTGCTCAATGTGTGACTATTCCAGTGTGGAG GTAAGTAAGCTGAAAAGGCACATCCGCTCTCATACAGGAGAACGACCCTTCCAGTGCAGTCTGTGCAGCTATGCCAGCAGAGACACTTATAAGCTGAAAAGGCACATGAGGACACATTCAG GTGAGAAGCCATACGAGTGCTATATCTGCCATGCCCGTTTTACTCAGAGTGGCACCATGAAGATGCATATTCTGCAGAAACATACAGAGAATGTGGCCAAGTTTCACTGTCCACACTGTGATACCGTCATCGCTCGCAAAAGTGACCTTG GTGTTCACCTGCGAAAGCAACATTCATTTATCGAGATGGGAAAGAAATGCCGCTACTGTGACGCCGTCTTTCATGAGCGCTATGCTCTCATTCAGCACCAGAAGACCCACAAAAACGAGAAGCGCTTCAAGTGTGACCAGTGCGACTATTGCTGCAGACAG GAGCGCCACATGATAAtgcacaagcgcacacacacaggagagaaaccATTTGCCTGCAGCCAGTGTGAGAAAACGTTCCGACAGAAGCAGCTTCTGGATATGCACTTCAAGCGGTACCACGACCCCACCTTTGTGCCCACCGCCTTTGTGTGCAGCAAGTGCAGTAAGACCTTCACCCGCAGG AACACCATGCTGCGTCATGCCGAGAACTGCATGGGAGATGTGGAGGACGAAAATGGAACTCCAACCCCCAAAAAAGGTCGccggggcaggaagaggaagatgcagTCCAggaaggatgatgatgatgacgacgatgacgacACAG AGCCCGATCAGGAGGACatggatgatgaagatgagatgTTGAGTGAGATTGAAGTGGAACAGGCTCCGCCGGTTGTCCCAATACCCGCCCCTGTGGAGCCCCCAGTTAAGAGAAAACGTGGACGTCCACCCAAGAACAAGCCGGCGG CTGCCGCCATCATCCGCGTGGAGGATGAGGTCACCGGAGAGGTGGATGACATCATTGTGAAGAAGGAGGTCGGCGCCGACCAAGATGACCAGGAGATCTGCAACGAAGAGGCCGTAGAGCAAGTGGTGGTTGGTGGAGGGAAATCGACCATTCAGATGGAGGAGTTGGCCCAGGAAGAggccgcagcacaggaagtgccGCTCTCTGAAGCCCCCCCTAATGGAGATCTAACCCCTGAGATGATACTCAGCATGATGGACCGGTGA
- the LOC105417303 gene encoding uncharacterized protein PB18E9.04c-like, whose translation MELPLGGPALRHYTQSRPRPHRQKLNYRPSRPQETIIESENEGLEFMGRVDEGVEEFFTKKVLPTDALKKQDEETITVHEVAPASSAPCPPPTKTLRRKLGDFFTLKKRRALKSEASQEGRPKKASIADFIRPLRDKERDKDKVKEHDKENEKEKGKEPPPGVTSETAVQETPASGVPPLRAEVAPPRRALREGKSQSLILLSGSAATGTTNSRNTAKKPLDGQHSFEQKLHLMLQRIGVSKAQPEETQNQEGEMKKAESEGTIIDSKPEPPPTFTKPRTMSASSDTRHQIRPSVSAHESAGKPALLPKPVLKPGPPPTTSGRNTPENELSQIEEGETNTPTKASPTAAPLATAAQTLISTTPPVVTISTSVPDSKALSSTVPPSDTDICTDSTKATTAATAATSDTDVSIKPSIPEANASGPELSTASIPTEPAGNIAPTEPPNSSTVPPYESQTASLSVPSGSTVPTPSINTLETLPAAIDENTISTTSPHLSAKPSALDSGDIVPVDVSLATDSDVIPASAVASSPATSISHMSPTSSSVPEVLGESITTTSHTSESLIPSSAKTTPLSPDAISTTTPDTPVTPSSPASSAPPVTSSTTPTATTSATAKEPTSPEPISASTATADISSPHTSSSETHPTETTHTHTSTIHADTTSTTSLETTATIKSPLSTDADPHSAANGDAALTPAISGLPSTDNTHTTAHHLRSPAPFHDSTEHDKESRASEDRDCVGPGEKSCGEDAPIKVQNENDGIKKMSGDEKQSVSENIKPAVAESEATRKEVPEKGMKLEGLRTEVAEAASEKDGRQEEEQEPVSAHKK comes from the exons ATGGAGCTGCCATTGGGCGGACCAGCTCTCAGGCACTACACCCAGAGCAGACCGAGACCCCACCGACAGAAACTGAACTACCGTCCGAGCAGACCGCAG GAGACAATAATTGAGAGTGAGAATGAAGGCCTCGAGTTCATGGGGAGGGTTGATGAAGGAGTTGAAGAGTTCTTTACTAAGAAAGTGCTTCCAACAGATGCACT aaaaaaacaagatgagGAAACCATCACAGTCCATGAAGTGGCTCCTGCCAGTTCTGCCCCATGTCCACCCCCGACAAAAACACTCAGGAGGAAGCTTGGAGATTTCTTTACACTCAAAAAAAGACGAGCCCTCAAATCCGAAGCGAGCCAGGAGGGGCGCCCCAAAAAGGCCTCCATCGCCGACTTCATCCGCCCGCTCAGGGATAAAGAAAGAGACAAGGACAAGGTGAAGGAACACGacaaggaaaatgaaaaagagaaaggGAAAGAGCCTCCCCCCGGTGTCACGAGTGAAACAGCTGTTCAGGAGACACCTGCGTCTGGCGTTCCACCTCTGAGGGCTGAAGTGGCGCCTCCACGCAGAGCTCTCAGAGAGGGGAAGTCCCAATCTCTCATTCTGCTGTCTGGATCAGCAGCAACAGGGACgacaaacagcagaaacaccGCAAAG AAACCGCTTGACGGCCAACATAGCTTTGAACAGAAGCTTCATCTCATGCTTCAACGCATCGGAGTGTCCAAAGCTCAGCCCgaagagacacag AATCAGGAGGGGGAGATGAAAAAAGCCGAATCCGAAG GTACTATCATTGACAGTAAACCTGAGCCACCACCAACTTTCACAAAACCACGAACAATGTCTGCATCCTCAG ATACAAGGCATCAAATTCGCCCAAGTGTATCAGCGCATGAGTCAGCCGGGAAACCCGCTTTGCTTCCAAAGCCTGTTCTCAAGCctggccccccccccacaacatcTGGCCGCAACACACCTGAGAACGAGCTGTCCCAAATAGAAGAAGGGGAGACAAACACACCCACTAAAGCGAGTCCGACTGCAGCTCCGCTGGCTACTGCTGCTCAAACCCTTATTTCTACCACCCCTCCTGTTGTGACAATCTCAACCTCAGTCCCTGACTCAAAAGCCCTTTCAAGTACTGTACCACCCTCTGACACAGATATATGCACTGACTCTACTAAAGCtaccacagcagcaacagcagccactAGTGATACAGACGTCAGCATCAAACCTTCGATCCCTGAAGCTAATGCTAGTGGCCCAGAATTATCCACTGCTAGTATTCCAACAGAGCCTGCAGGAAACATAGCACCCACAGAGCCCCCAAATTCTTCCACAGTTCCTCCCTATGAATCCCAAACTGCAAGCCTCTCTGTCCCTTCAGGTTCAACCGTTCCTACGCCTTCCATTAACACGTTGGAAACTCTTCCGGCTGCCATAGATGAAAACACAATTTCCACAACATCACCACATCTTTCCGCTAAACCGTCTGCTCTCGACTCCGGTGACATTGTCCCAGTTGACGTCTCTCTCGCTACCGATAGCGACGTCATTCCCGCCAGCGCAGTAGCTTCTTCACCTGCCACCAGCATTTCACACATGTCTCCCACATCTAGCTCGGTTCCTGAAGTCCTGGGAGAGTCCATAACAACCACCTCTCACACCTCTGAATCTTTGATACCATCATCAGCTAAAACAACACCTCTGTCCCCTGATGCAATTTCCACTACCACACCTGACACTCCTGTCACCCCTTCATCCCctgcctcctctgccccccccgtcACCAGCTCCACCACTCCCACCGCAACTACAAGTGCAACGGCTAAAGAGCCCACGAGCCCTGAGCCCATATCTGCTTCCACCGCCACTGCAGACATCTCTTCTCCCCATACTTCCTCGAGTGAAACACACCCTACAgagaccacacacacccacaccagcaCTATCCATGCAGATACCACCTCCACCACATCTTTAGAAACCACAGCAACTATCAAATCCCCACTTTCGACTGACGCAGATCCACATTCCGCTGCCAACGGCGATGCTGCACTCACTCCAGCTATCTCCGGCCTCCCCAGCACTGACAACACGCATACTACAGCCCATCATTTGAGAAGTCCAGCACCCTTTCATGATAGTACAGAACATGATAAAGAGTCGCGGGCGTCTGAGGACAGAGACTGTGTTGGGCCCGGAGAGAAGAGCTGCG GAGAAGATGCTCCAATAAAAGTTCAAAATGAGAATGATGGGATAAAGAAGATGTCCGGGGATGAGAAACAGAGCGTCAGTGAAAATATTAAACCAGCTGTGGCAGAAAGTGAAGCAACAAGAAAGGAAGTGCCAGAAAAGGGAATGAAACTTGAAGGACTGAGAACAGAAGTGGCTGAAGCTGCATCAGAGAAGGACGGCAGacaagaggaggaacaggaacCCGTTTCAGCACACAAAAAGTAA
- the nudt21 gene encoding cleavage and polyadenylation specificity factor subunit 5, giving the protein MSIVPPSRSTTGWPRGTASQFGNKYIGGPAKPLTLERTINLYPLTNYTFGTKEPLYEKDSSVAARFQRMREEFDKMGMRRTVEGVLIVHEHRLPHVLLLQLGTTFFKLPGGELNPGEDEVEGLKRLMTEILGRQDGVKQDWVIDDCIGNWWRPNFEPPQYPYIPAHITKPKEHKKLFLVQLQEKALFAVPKNYKLVAAPLFELYDNAPGYGPIISSLPQLLSRFNFIYN; this is encoded by the exons ATGTCGATTGTTCCTCCCAGTCGCTCGACTACGGGCTGGCCGCGCGGCACCGCTTCTCAGTTCGGGAACAAATACATCGGCGGCCCTGCTAAACCCCTGACTCTGGAGAGAACCATCAACCT ATATCCACTTACCAACTACACATTTGGGACCAAGGAGCCTCTCTATGAGAAAGACAGTTCTGTGGCGGCCCGGTTTCAGAGGATGCGGGAAGAGTTTGATAAAATGGGAATGCGAAGGACCGTGGAGGGAGTTCTTATTGTCCATGAGCACAGGCTACCTCAtgtgctgcttctgcagctggGGACCACTTTCTTCAAACT GCCGGGTGGAGAGTTAAATCCTGGAGAAGATGAGGTGGAGGGGTTGAAACGCCTCATGACTGAG ATCCTTGGACGGCAGGATGGCGTGAAGCAGGACTGGGTGATTGACGACTGCATCGGCAATTGGTGGCGCCCGAACTTTGAACCTCCACAG TATCCTTATATCCCAGCTCACATAACCAAGCCTAAAGAGCATAAGAAATTATTCCTGGTTCAGCTACAGGAAAAAG CACTGTTTGCTGTCCCCAAGAATTATAAATTGGTGGCAGCTCCATTGTTTGAACTGTACGACAATGCTCCTGGATATGGACCAATAATTTCCAGTCTGCCACAGCTTTTGAGCAG gtTCAACTTCATTTATAACTAA